The following proteins are co-located in the Telopea speciosissima isolate NSW1024214 ecotype Mountain lineage chromosome 9, Tspe_v1, whole genome shotgun sequence genome:
- the LOC122638563 gene encoding uncharacterized protein LOC122638563 isoform X2, whose amino-acid sequence MLLMLLFVCLSAGEDGLLANGDFEMAPTNGFSNEGIADDPTSIPDWKLNGTVELVESGQKQGGMILIVPQGMHAVRLGNDAEIRQDIKLEKGLLYSISFNAARTCAQLESLNISVPPASQTIDLQTLYNVQGWDSYAWAFQAESVDGEVVFRNPGMEDDPTCGPIIDNIAIKKLFTPDKPKDNAVLNGDFEEGPWMFRNASLGVLLPTNLDEETSPLPGWIVESNRAVRYIDSYHYSVPQGKRAIELLSGKEGIISQMVETKPQKQYNLIFYLGHADDKCQQPLAIMAFAGDQAQNIHYMPNSNATFETANLTFTAKAERTRIAFYSIYYNTRSDDHSSLCGPVVDDVRVLVSSGYRRNIFGDLGLGFLLLVLMLI is encoded by the exons ATGCTGCT TATGCTGCTCTTCGTGTGTCTCTCCGCTGGAGAAGACG GTTTACTAGCAAATGGTGATTTCGAAATGGCTCCGACGAATGGATTCTCGAATGAAGGTATAGCAGATGATCCTACCTCCATCCCTGATTGGAAATTGAATGGAACAGTAGAGCTGGTAGAATCAGGGCAAAAGCAAGGTGGTATGATCCTTATAGTACCTCAAGGTATGCATGCTGTGAGACTTGGCAATGATGCAGAGATAAGGCAGGATATAAAGCTTGAGAAGGGGTTATTGTATTCCATCTCATTCAACGCTGCAAGGACCTGTGCTCAGTTGGAATCTCTCAATATATCTGTACCTCCAGCATCTCAGACCATTGATCTACAGACCCTTTACAATGTGCAGGGCTGGGATTCATATGCATGGGCCTTCCAAGCTGAATCAGTTGATGGAGAGGTGGTTTTCAGGAATCCTGGAATGGAAGATGACCCTACCTGTGGGCCCATCATTGACAACATTGCCATTAAGAAGCTTTTTACACCTGATAAACCAAAGG ACAATGCTGTCCTTAATGGTGACTTTGAAGAAGGACCATGGATGTTCAGGAATGCTTCACTAGGAGTTCTGTTGCCCACAAACCTTGATGAAGAGACATCCCCATTGCCTGGTTGGATCGTCGAATCAAACAGAGCTGTTAGGTACATTGATTCATATCATTACAGTGTTCCCCAGGGTAAAAGAGCCATTGAATTGCTCTCTGGAAAGGAAGGCATTATTTCACAAATGGTTGAAACAAAACCCCAGAAACAGTACAACCTGATCTTCTACTTGGGACATGCTGATGATAAATGTCAACAACCCCTAGCAATTATGGCCTTTGCAGGGGATCAAGCTCAAAACATTCATTACATGCCCAATTCGAATGCAACCTTTGAAACTGCAAATCTTACTTTCACAGCCAAGGCAGAGAGAACTCGAATTGCATTCTATAGCATCTATTACAATACAAGGTCTGATGACCATAGCTCCCTATGTGGGCCTGTGGTAGATGATGTGAGGGTATTGGTGTCCTCTGGGTACCGAAGAAACATTTTTGGAGATCTGGGCTTAGGGTTTTTGTTGTTAGTTTTGATGTTGATTTAG
- the LOC122638563 gene encoding uncharacterized protein LOC122638563 isoform X1, which produces MSGSSSSSCKWIALSMLLFVCLSAGEDGLLANGDFEMAPTNGFSNEGIADDPTSIPDWKLNGTVELVESGQKQGGMILIVPQGMHAVRLGNDAEIRQDIKLEKGLLYSISFNAARTCAQLESLNISVPPASQTIDLQTLYNVQGWDSYAWAFQAESVDGEVVFRNPGMEDDPTCGPIIDNIAIKKLFTPDKPKDNAVLNGDFEEGPWMFRNASLGVLLPTNLDEETSPLPGWIVESNRAVRYIDSYHYSVPQGKRAIELLSGKEGIISQMVETKPQKQYNLIFYLGHADDKCQQPLAIMAFAGDQAQNIHYMPNSNATFETANLTFTAKAERTRIAFYSIYYNTRSDDHSSLCGPVVDDVRVLVSSGYRRNIFGDLGLGFLLLVLMLI; this is translated from the exons ATGAGTGGAAGCTCATCGAGTAGCTGCAAATGGATTGCACTGTCTATGCTGCTCTTCGTGTGTCTCTCCGCTGGAGAAGACG GTTTACTAGCAAATGGTGATTTCGAAATGGCTCCGACGAATGGATTCTCGAATGAAGGTATAGCAGATGATCCTACCTCCATCCCTGATTGGAAATTGAATGGAACAGTAGAGCTGGTAGAATCAGGGCAAAAGCAAGGTGGTATGATCCTTATAGTACCTCAAGGTATGCATGCTGTGAGACTTGGCAATGATGCAGAGATAAGGCAGGATATAAAGCTTGAGAAGGGGTTATTGTATTCCATCTCATTCAACGCTGCAAGGACCTGTGCTCAGTTGGAATCTCTCAATATATCTGTACCTCCAGCATCTCAGACCATTGATCTACAGACCCTTTACAATGTGCAGGGCTGGGATTCATATGCATGGGCCTTCCAAGCTGAATCAGTTGATGGAGAGGTGGTTTTCAGGAATCCTGGAATGGAAGATGACCCTACCTGTGGGCCCATCATTGACAACATTGCCATTAAGAAGCTTTTTACACCTGATAAACCAAAGG ACAATGCTGTCCTTAATGGTGACTTTGAAGAAGGACCATGGATGTTCAGGAATGCTTCACTAGGAGTTCTGTTGCCCACAAACCTTGATGAAGAGACATCCCCATTGCCTGGTTGGATCGTCGAATCAAACAGAGCTGTTAGGTACATTGATTCATATCATTACAGTGTTCCCCAGGGTAAAAGAGCCATTGAATTGCTCTCTGGAAAGGAAGGCATTATTTCACAAATGGTTGAAACAAAACCCCAGAAACAGTACAACCTGATCTTCTACTTGGGACATGCTGATGATAAATGTCAACAACCCCTAGCAATTATGGCCTTTGCAGGGGATCAAGCTCAAAACATTCATTACATGCCCAATTCGAATGCAACCTTTGAAACTGCAAATCTTACTTTCACAGCCAAGGCAGAGAGAACTCGAATTGCATTCTATAGCATCTATTACAATACAAGGTCTGATGACCATAGCTCCCTATGTGGGCCTGTGGTAGATGATGTGAGGGTATTGGTGTCCTCTGGGTACCGAAGAAACATTTTTGGAGATCTGGGCTTAGGGTTTTTGTTGTTAGTTTTGATGTTGATTTAG